The following coding sequences are from one Capsicum annuum cultivar UCD-10X-F1 chromosome 3, UCD10Xv1.1, whole genome shotgun sequence window:
- the LOC107866152 gene encoding uncharacterized protein LOC107866152: MATLQDQNISIHFDGASLFGKNDTSKAIKKGGGLGGRKALNDISNSAKPSSLQASKKNYSTSVISIGKDLNATKNKFSAGTKDNFAKVPEKGGRKALTDLTNSSKPSAQQGSKKGLDKKLNAAAAVKIPTSIADEQFLHDHEKCIKAQRKVMDMDFFLKEVGLDNDIPVQIASPPVPKHSMKSMSSMYQLETPVKKHFEVEEVPGLLIDQVPQCDKRGTCTDSSPSLGSPLSPKLSYMSWKDVSTPCFALTESPNRSNH; this comes from the exons ATGGCTACGCTTCAGGATCAGAATATCAGTATACATTTCGATG gGGCTTCTTTGTTTGGAAAGAATGATACTTCCAAGGCCATTAAGAAAGGAGGAGGGCTTGGTGGAAGAAAAGCACTTAATGACATCTCAAACTCAGCAAAGCCTTCTTCTCTGCAGGCATCAAAGAAAAATTACTCGACGAGTGTAATTTCCATTGGGAAAGATCTTAATGCTACGAAAAACAAATTTAGTGCTGGGACAAAAGATAACTTTGCTAAAGTACCTGAAAAGGGTGGCAGGAAAGCGCTGACTGATCTTACAAATTCAAGCAAGCCATCAGCACAGCAGGGGTCCAAGAAGGGGCTTGATAAGAAATTGAATGCTGCTGCAGCAGTAAAGATTCCAACTTCTATAGCTGATGAACAATTTCTGCATGATCATGAGAAGTGCATCAAAGCACAGAGGAAGGTGATGGACATGGATTTTTTTCTGAAGGAAGTTGGACTAGACAATG ATATCCCTGTGCAGATAGCATCTCCACCTGTGCCTAAACACTCAATGAAATCAATG TCTTCCATGTACCAGCTAGAGACCCCTGTGAAGAAGCACTTTGAGGTGGAAGAGGTGCCAGGACTGCTGATTGATCAGGTTCCTCAATGTGATAAAAGGGGAACCTGTACAGACTCTTCGCCTTCTCTGGGATCTCCTTTATCACCAAAGCTATCATATATGAGCTGGAAAGATGTCAGCACTCCATGTTTTGCCTTAACTGAATCGCCCAACCGATCAAATCATTGA